The genomic DNA cctttttttggaCAACCTTTTCTGACGAGCAGAGTTGCAGAACAGCAGAACAAAATGTGCCAGCGTCCGAGTTGTCCACCTCCAAAATCCAGCTGTCCGCCCAAGCCATCTCCGCCGCCATGCAGGCCCGGGCCAACTCTCTGGACCAAGCTCAACTGCCTGCCCTGCAACCGACTGTTCTTCTTTGTGGTCGGCGTCGGCATTGGGCTGTACTACGACCAGATGAAGCAGGGAATGAAAGATGCACAGGAAGATTCGGCCAAGCAGGCTCAGAAGACGCCCAAAGAGctagagaaagagaaaaaggaacgcgagaagaaggagaaggagcggaaggaaaaggagaagaaagagaaggcTCAGCAAGAGAAGGAGcgcaaagagaaggagaaaaaggaaaacaaatgagAAACATTCGCTCAGCTGAGCGTTTGCGCCAGTTATTCACCAACAAAAAGATGTCTTCGAAAATTAGAAATTATCAGTTATAAATTTAATAGCAATAAACAAATTCTTAAGACCAACACATTTAAACATTACATCAGTCGGCGATTGGTGTAGAAAAGAGTCAGAAAAGTATTAACATTCTAGGATTGCAAGCTCCGCCTCTACATAGTAATTACATCAGAGGTTTTTCATATATTCAGAGAATATTTG from Drosophila subobscura isolate 14011-0131.10 chromosome E, UCBerk_Dsub_1.0, whole genome shotgun sequence includes the following:
- the LOC117892444 gene encoding TBC1 domain family member 10B, which translates into the protein MCQRPSCPPPKSSCPPKPSPPPCRPGPTLWTKLNCLPCNRLFFFVVGVGIGLYYDQMKQGMKDAQEDSAKQAQKTPKELEKEKKEREKKEKERKEKEKKEKAQQEKERKEKEKKENK